In the Epinephelus fuscoguttatus linkage group LG10, E.fuscoguttatus.final_Chr_v1 genome, GTAGTGTAATACATTAACCTGCTTATCTAAATGCTTCTGCATGTAAATGAGCACTTCACCCACAGAGTCACTTGTACACTCACACGACGTTATCTTGAGTTTGTGAggaacattttgttttccctgCAAGCCTCCATGCTGAACAGAGTCTAAAGCAACGAACATTCCTGATGAACTAAAGGGGGCGgagtttaacagcagcaaactaTCAAAACAtgtgttcacaaactctcacacagctcataCAACACAACCCAAGTCTGATCTATCCTGTCGTGCTTCACCCTGCTgcccaaacacatgtattacgccgaaaccgtactaatgaaacACTTCGCAAAAACAATCTCAGCCTCAGACGCGTAACAAGCCTGTCCATTAGATATGCCTGGGCACGCGCATGTATCGAGCACGCCTGCGCTTGCAGGTGATAGAGAAAACTTGAACTTCTAATTCTGCCATTTGGGAAAATAGTCTCTGCCTTTCAGCGTTGTATTGACTGCATTCTAAGAACACATGTTTAACTGTTTCAGGCCTCCCACAGTGACATAGACCTGTGTCGTGCTTTCCTATAATAAAAAGAGACTGGTTTAAACCACAATGACCCAACCTCAACCTACACAGTTTAACAGAGTCCCTTCGGAATGGAGAACTACAATGACATTTCCTATTGACTAGAGATTGTATAGAAAAGAAATGCCTCCCCTTACTTTCTTTCTCCCAGCCCACCTGCCACTCCTTTATTATGCCCTCTTTAAttacataattgaaaccacaaaatatctccatactgctcgtccgtagtgatccaagtgtcctgaagcccagACATAaaaatttgtttggaaaaacgtcgtttgaactctgtttttagcctcattgtagcctgtagctctgactgcctctcttcGCACCGCGCTCATGTGTGCGCGCTTGcgtgagaccgtgagacatgggcaccgccttcatgtgtgttcacgtgctttcactggtctcgcACGCAagcacttggatcactacggacgagcagtatggagatattttgtggtttcaatgatgtgtttttggacgtttgaatctggggcgccgtcagcctccattaggtggagttgtgttgctacctcctctccccttggatctctgcaagtgatgtgaggactctaaaacttcacctgagcctccatcggcatatgggtgagtagataatggctgaattttcatttttgggtgcactatccctttaagagtttcttagggagaggagaaaatggaaacacaaagaggcagGAGAAAAATCTGTTGCATTttgcagagaaaataaaatgctacagattaggtCGTCCAGGGACAACATGTGGCGGATCTCATTTgtgatatacacacacatttcccaacTAATGCTACAACACCAGAAATAAAgtgatatttggaaaactggaaacagtgcagcagtgatgacttgtgtctgtctcaaCCCTCAGTGATCACACGACCCTggactttcacagtcagcagttcatttcatttccactgggagtcctcaccttgcaggctcacaaaggggtgtgtctgtgacaaccaatcacatctgttaaaagcaagCATCAGACCTAGctggggtcaaccacacctcctcactaagctacaagtttctgtcccttccttgctcagagttgctctgagaactttcttACATCACCACCAGTCTAAGACTCCTTGCTAAAagtcagactatcacagggctgacacatagagacagacaaccattcacactcacattcacacctacggacaatttagagtcaccaattaacctgcatgtctttggactgtgggaggaagctggagcacctggaggaaacccacgctgacacagggagaacatgcaaactctgcacagaagtttaggcatttaaataaacaaaatatatatgtttaatatatatcctattagacatatCTAACCAGCCAAAATAAGTGAAGATACCAGTGTAGGTGGACCGTATGTGTTCAGGGCTTTAAACCTTGCTTTGCAGGTAAAGTATTTCAGAACACTTCATCTtatttcattcatattttttcactTAATGTATGCTTACcattatataattatatttcAGTAGGGCAGGACAAAAGATGAAAGTCACCTGAGATGTATAACATATTGCTTTattcacacagaaaaaacactCTTTCACATTCATGGTGACTTCGAGTTAAGTATGACGTAAACACGTCTGGTTAGCTCAGCAAATTCCAACAGACAGTAAAGAAATtacaaaggaataaaaaaacaggTTTAGCTTATCTATCTTCTGCCACTCCACATTTGTAAAATCTATTTACATTTACTTgcagttttgtgtttcagtgtagGAAGTGGCATGACTTTCATGTAGTGCAGAAGGTCAGATGGATTACTGGATGCACAAAGTGTGGAGACTCAGGGTGTATTCTGAATCACATACTTTTCCTTTTTACTTGTAGTAtgcactgcagctgcccttaaaaagtatgtactgttgcatgcagtatgcacaacATTGGGATGTATAGTGTCTCATAACATTACGCCCTGAActtgcttttatatccattTCCTTGGAGATAAACAAACGCCACTTATCGAGTTCACCGGAGAGGCAGTTTAAActggagagctctgctgttgatACTTTGCAAAgtatgtagtttaactttaaagctgtaactgcacagattgtagattctaacatatgatatttgcaacagtgaaattacatctgcatttctatcattgttattttcagagatggggactcgagtcattgtgacttggacttgagtcgaCTCGAGttgctgttttgatgacttgtgacttgacttgacaaaaaataaaagacctgagacttgactcggacttggaagttaaagactcgcgacttgacttgacttgagacacgatgacttgaatgacttgagtgttattcacatcatgttttcagtttgaatataaaattaataaattaatttaaaaaataatgttgattacccagtaggagcgcaggctgaggcttgttttttaatttatttgctaacattaagcccagaaaacgtgagcgaacatttcgaccggttcatcacaagaccagctgtacgttttatgaacgagcaacacagggttaaatgagctaaatgggagattttggccgctgccttggttagtgtgtgtgtgtgtgtgtgtgtgtgtgtgtgcgcatgggggtcgtccctgcaaagtaaacattgcagcgatgaagtctGAAACACATACAGATGTTTCTGATGCTCTATAACAGGTTTATTCTTTCAGATTTTTatatgtttgccttttttttcttggcaactaaaatatttcaaacactGCTGGCAGAAGTGATCTTGTTTAGACTGAAAGCCatcaataaataattttatgaagttatttctgttttgtttgattcCATGATGTATTTTACTGAATATCAGTAATTACAATGCCAATCCAAATTACtgtcatattttttaaacaggtTGGACACATTGGCCAATGATGTtcactgacagttacttatatcttgtcttttcactttattaagatcagattctgcaggtaaaattacaataataaagtgacttgacttggacttgacttggcttgacttgacataacctgtgacttgacttgacttgcccaagaaaaaatgacttgggacttacttgagacttgaaggttaagactcgagacttacttgagacttgcacatgtgtgacttggtcccatctctggtTATTTTTATAGGTAtgtcctgttgttgtttgtaatatttacaaTTATTTTGTTAACTTAGACAATCAATATTCCTATCATTACTCTTCTTCTcgtcatcagttacttgaatcCACTGTCATCCTTTATTgcgacttctgacagctgtcgaTCAGCagtcaagctgtcatctgtttgcagctcagttgATGTGATATATCGTCTGCTGTGCAGAGGACTGTGGGTCAGaacagccagaaaagcatgctggcttgcaaactgcaaaatcggaccagatgtagtagaacatcctggtatttttggcatactgcactCACCTACGTGTACTGGGACATGTAAATCTTTCTCTGGTATACTCTATAGTGTGGTACTGTGGGGACTGGAACGCACAGCCAAGTTTGGATCCTCTTGTTTGCTTGGGTGAGTTTTaatcaattaaactttacagcacttcacagaaacctgaATGCCAACTAGTGGTTTGGAGGTGTaattgcagagtgacacagacagaccacaagtataaatgccCACACAGCGTGGGTCACGTGCATAGACGACGGCGTAGGCtttgcatagagctgacgcacaagtataaatctgcctttATACTATTAGTAAGCATTTATTCGTCTATATTTAACCACGACTAGGATACTGCACAGAATGGATGCTGACAGCAGTCCTCATTGGCAATGAGTGTTTGTGTTAATTGCGAATAATTGTGTAGATACACAATGTAAACCAGGATTTGTGACATCTCctgtacattttttatttaatgtaaataGCTGCATGTCAGCATCACTTTTCTTTTTAGGAAAAAGTTTAGGCATTTAGATAAACTAAATGTATAGATGCAATAGATGGACTAATGAATAGAATACCTGGAGTATTAATCAACAGCTCAGACAGCGACCCCTCTAATCATTGCCATAATCACCAGCTTATCAGGAGTGAACTGAACTAGATTAAGCAGTAGATATAGTGTTTGGTTAGCATGTTTCGAATTGCTTGATTGATGCAGCATGTTTAGACTGCTTGTGGGCGGATTTTGGACAGCAGGGTAGGGATGGTGTCTGGGCTGCGCACATGGATGTAGTAGACAGCAGCTCCTCCAGCGATGGCAGTCAGGCTCAGCTTAAACAGGCGGCCAGCGATGGAGGGCTCTTGTGCCTCCAGCTGCAAGAGATGGAAGGTAGAAGGTTATAGCCAAATGTCCAGACAATCAGTCGTAATTTATACTTGATGTTCAGATAAGTAGGGACTCAGACCTGTCTGGTTTTTAGTGGCTGGTACATGCGGTCAAACTGGGTAAGGATTGCTTTGCGGGCTCCCTCCCATTTCCCTGGTCCCATCAAGCGGTACTGGTAGGCAGTGACGGGTCCCCACAAAACCTTCTTAAACATTGTGTAGTCTGTGAAGAAGAGCCAGAGGAGACTGGGCCGCACCCCAACTTCCCCAGCTAAGTCATCCATGTAGGAAACAAAGTCCACCTGCAGGGGTGTCAGCTTTGACACAATGTAGCTGTGGAGAGGAAACATCAGAACTCCAAATTAATGTAAAAGCAATGACTCAGTATAGTAATAGCGCAAAGatgagttagcatgttagcactccTTGTTTTctcatctcaaagtcagtgggttttttaaaaatgttttttgttgaataccTTAAATAAGGTCTGTAGATATATAAAGAGATTTTCACATTTGGTTCTGAGCACAAATGTCAGTAAATATCCAACtcttgaattttgaagctttaagGTGTCTTTAAAAAGTGCTAAGAAGTGGCTACAtaagactacagaacatcatcagtTTTGTTGTGGTGATGATGTTAACTCATGCGACTGTCGTGTggcattagctttttacttccgGCGATTGCATTTACACCTCAGAAGATTaatttgctgaacaaaacatgtaaataacataaatgtttgtttgccacagagtttaGTTTaggcaataatccaaaatccaatcatcGCAGGACGATGCTAACTCCTGCGTCGGCCtaccaaaaaacatcatccctgcagtcaTCTATATAAAACATAGCATTCTTTGTGTGCACTCAGACTGGGGTGTTTCCACAtgtataaattaatttaattttaagaaTTGTGTTGCTGCCAATTGGCCgaaaggaaaaaaggaatgAAGCTCTAAAAATACAAGTGCTCTCATCTGTTCACTCCAGAGGGACATAACAGAATTTGGGACAATGTTAGTTGCAACAAATAATCAGGCAAAAGAATACTGGGAGATTTACTTTTTGGAAATGTCCTTGGTGTCTTGCTCCACAGCCTTTATCATGGCCTGGTTTGAGGGCAGCTTTTTCTTCCCTGAAGTGCAaaagacagaagacagacaTGGGTAAATAGGCTGCTTGGAATCTGACTAGTGGCAGATGATAGAATGAACACGCAGCCTCACCTTTGAAGACACGTGCGACCCAGCGGGCTTGCATCTCTGCCTGGGGCATGATGGCTCCAAGAGCATGGATGAAGCCCACAATAGCCAGAGTGGGGTGCTCCAGGTTGGGAGGGAAGACGTGCTTGTACAGACCCACACGGTGCCCGGACTTGTACATAGCATTGCTCGGCAGGTAAGGGAAATCATAGCTGTAGCCTGTGGCGAACACGATTACATCCACCTGTAACAAGGATGGTATTAGTTAGAGATAAGATTTAATCATGCtcgaaataaagaaaatatccTTGGATACAAAGTTCTCTAACGTTTTCCACAATGCTGCCATCATCAAACACCACGGTGGAGCCACGGATCTCCTTCACGTTTGGTTTGATAATGACCGACCCAGACAGAATCTTCAGCGGCAGGTCATCGTTGATCACTGGGATCTGACTGAAGAGTCTGAGGAGGCAGCAGAAGAAGCAAGATACTGTAAAATGAATACTGGACACAGATTCAGTGCTTGAATGTGCTTCAGCATCTGCAACAATGTGAGGAAGTCAGACTTTATGCAGAGTCATAGTTTGTGCAGTCCTGACAGCACCTACCTGTGTTTGGGTTTGAGGGCATACATGGTGTGGTCGTACATGGCGTTGAGTTTGTTCTCGCCAATCCAGTTAAGCACGTTGATGGGCAACAGCTGGAAGAGGATGTGGACAAAGCGCGTGTTGTACTTCATGTCCACTGGCAGGCCGTTGTCGGAAACCTGACGGATGACCCAGGCGCCACGACGAGTGCTCATATACACCTATGACAAGAGTAATAGTCAGACACAAACACGCATGAATTAACTAAAAAGAAGGAAGACAAGAGCAATCAGAAAAGACTCCGCCAACCTGCTCTGCCACTCTGCTGCTCTCCACAGCGATGTCACCTCCTGAGTTACCAATGCCGATGACCACCACTCTCTTCCCGATCATGTGTTCAGGCCCCTTGTAGTCCCAGCTGTGGAAGTATTTGCCTTCAAACGTCTCAATTCCTGAAACACAGCAGAACGTTGTCTTTATATGTTTTGTTACtcctttttgttgtgtgttacaAGAAATACTGGAATCCTGTTCCAACAGCAAGACGTGAAAAACATTCACTTAACTCATTAACTCATTTTAAATAGATGTCAGAACAAGATGTCTTGCCTGGGCAAGAGATGTGCAAGCTATATGTTTTTACCTGGGAAGTCTTTGAGCGGCAGGTTAGGGTAGGTGTAGTGACCAGAGCAGCAGATGACGGCATCAAAGACATGCCTCTCCTCCTGTCCATCTCTGTTCTCTGTCACCACTTCCCACTGACCAGTGCGGGAAAAGTCTGATCTCTGTTTAACACTCTTCACTGATGTctaaatataaaaaacacacgCAGTAGATTAGTTTGTGGATTGTTTGGAACTGCAGTGAAAACATTTAATGAGCCACACACTCCTTTCACTGTTACTGTATCTTGTTACCTGAAAGCGAATGTGTTGCAGCAGTTTAAAGTGTTCTGCATACATCCTGAAGTATTTCAGGATTTTAGAGTGGTGCATGTAGTTGGGGTAATCAGCAGGGATGGGGAAGTCACTGTAGCACATCATCTCCTTGGAAATGTTGATGGTAAGGGAGCGGTAGATGCTAGCCCTGTTTGGATCAGAAACCTCCTGCAGATAAGAGGTTTTACATGACAGGAAATGTGGGAAAAAGGAAACAGTGAGATCTGGCAGCAACGTGATCCCTCAGCTCCCAACTTGGATAGCTTAaagcataaacacaaaaaggctgttttttatttctggaGTGGTGACCTGCCTTGAACTTCCATAGTCCGCCCATATCATCGCTGCTTTCGAAACAGATTGGCACCATGCCCTCATCCAGACAAGCCTTAATGCTGGTCAGACCAGAGGGGCCTGCCCCGATCACTGCTACTTTGTGCACCATGGTGGAGCTGCGGGACGGAAAgagaaaaatagattttttaaacTCATGGTTGTCATCACATTTAAGTGCATCATTCCCAAGTACATCACGCCAAATGTGTCAAGTCATTCCAGCCCACTGTAATCTGTGAGACAGTTCGGTGAATGCCACTGTGCATTAGAGCATTAGAGCAGTATTTAGTGCATGTATGGTCTTGCTTTGCCAACAGTCTAACTGAAGGCATGTGTGCTGGAATCACATTAAAACCTTGTGCCAATTTGGAGCCCCCCCCCCTGGCCTTACTAACATAGTGAAGTGACTGAAATCTGCCTACATGTTTTACAGTACAGATGTATCTCTAGCTCACCTACCTGACTCACCTCTTGATGCATACATACACTCATgccactgtaaacacacacatgtaattCCCCTCCCTAACCTTTACCgttaccttttttttatttagtcttTTTTGTCAAACATTCCTTTTCCCTAATTTAtaccttttgttttatttagaaaTTAATACTTTAAGCTGGGATGTGCttggtttattttaatttctttttgttgccTGTAAGCCACATAGGCAAAGCTGTAGAACCAGAAAAAAGAATGTAAATTGTGAAAATGAATGCATAAGTTGCTGGAATTGAAATAAAAacttagtttaaaaaaaacaaacttgaactgaactgagcttTCACTCCAAGTTACATGAAATTACATCCTTCATCAATGTTTGCAGTGATGGATAAATGTCTTGGGAACATGTAGTAGTTAGGGTTAGTCTTGGTTAGTCTTAGAGGGTTTGTAGGTTGTAAATGTTACTCTGTACTACATGCATGCTGCATGCATTGTTTTTGATGAACCAGGGTTTCTCATCTGCATTTCATTCTGTCTcatgatttcatttatttttttgttgttgaaactGCACTGAATTATAAAATGACTTTGACAATATGTCTGGTTGCATGGTCTGCAGCATAGAGCAGTAAAACTGAACTCTTTTGCACTAAATACAGGTTCTGCTGTGTAGCTTTCTCAGTTACAAGAGGTAGAATTAAGAGCAGATCGTACACTTATTACACTACATATGTGCAAAGATTCAGTGTTGTGATTTCATCACTGcgaaatgtgcaaaaaaaacctATTCTGCACAAACCTTTTCTGTTCGATTCACAGTCACGTTGCAGTTTAATCATTTGCACATGAATGGGTAACAGAAGACATC is a window encoding:
- the LOC125895932 gene encoding flavin-containing monooxygenase 5-like; the encoded protein is MVHKVAVIGAGPSGLTSIKACLDEGMVPICFESSDDMGGLWKFKEVSDPNRASIYRSLTINISKEMMCYSDFPIPADYPNYMHHSKILKYFRMYAEHFKLLQHIRFQTSVKSVKQRSDFSRTGQWEVVTENRDGQEERHVFDAVICCSGHYTYPNLPLKDFPGIETFEGKYFHSWDYKGPEHMIGKRVVVIGIGNSGGDIAVESSRVAEQVYMSTRRGAWVIRQVSDNGLPVDMKYNTRFVHILFQLLPINVLNWIGENKLNAMYDHTMYALKPKHRLFSQIPVINDDLPLKILSGSVIIKPNVKEIRGSTVVFDDGSIVENVDVIVFATGYSYDFPYLPSNAMYKSGHRVGLYKHVFPPNLEHPTLAIVGFIHALGAIMPQAEMQARWVARVFKGKKKLPSNQAMIKAVEQDTKDISKNYIVSKLTPLQVDFVSYMDDLAGEVGVRPSLLWLFFTDYTMFKKVLWGPVTAYQYRLMGPGKWEGARKAILTQFDRMYQPLKTRQLEAQEPSIAGRLFKLSLTAIAGGAAVYYIHVRSPDTIPTLLSKIRPQAV